One window of bacterium genomic DNA carries:
- a CDS encoding HDIG domain-containing protein codes for MSFFFNQAKKFFPSEAAQKKAGLSVAGLVMLVVVCVLATALAGPGIRFAPVIYSEGEISQNTVRALQDYLVVDEEATLQRRREAPNLVPSVYDLNGQAMEQSLQLLTESLASVFEPPVSGPETAEKQPVSPPSAGKIAQTFRDRWSIVISGELAQTVARAEGRKELYRLVGENLRPYYERGVVANRDLLMREAGRGSGVIVKDLQAGEERPLSELAGTVDFDTARSELLGSPAKSATSLEKLSGILAAELLRPNLAFNQEETALRRKSAAESVSPVYYQVRRGEIIVREGDKVTADQSRKLAGYVKDTGNDGPVFLQNLGLFLSLFALCLISYEFGKQNIKKVRTSPRDLLFLSSLFILLLAIQRLGMYVGVRLEPDSAEIIRFALPMGAAFIVARMVLNSETVIVFALPYIAAASVCAGLESGFFLPLIAGGLLGGHFAGGAYRRIDFFRIGAIIGLVQAFAVTLILLQKGTLFTPAAPWPVIGAFFGGVLSAILGMTLVPLAESAFGYTTDMRLMELASLDHPLLKDMMLHAPGTYHHSVVVGTLVKGAAEAIGARAVLAMVAAYYHDVGKVAKPNYFIENQPCAKNPHDKLSPSMSALILTSHVKEGVEMAEKYKLGREITDIISQHHGTRIMAYFHEKAQAQAKPGGGGEVSEQEFRYLGPKPQTREAALVMLADVAEAAVRSLQNATQPRIQGAVQNMINRVFAEGQLDECDLALKDLHKIARSFTHILTAMHHHRIDYPAPVSKDKKEDGDMDSKRQPEGGRGRTEAGPEGHESLKRLGI; via the coding sequence ATGTCTTTCTTTTTCAATCAGGCGAAGAAATTTTTTCCATCCGAGGCCGCACAGAAAAAAGCGGGCCTGAGCGTGGCCGGACTGGTCATGCTCGTGGTGGTCTGCGTTCTGGCGACGGCGCTTGCCGGTCCCGGAATACGCTTCGCCCCGGTCATCTACTCCGAAGGTGAAATTTCCCAAAACACCGTAAGGGCCCTTCAGGACTACCTCGTCGTCGACGAGGAGGCCACCCTTCAACGCCGCCGCGAGGCTCCCAACCTCGTTCCCTCGGTCTACGACCTCAACGGCCAGGCTATGGAGCAATCGCTTCAGCTCCTGACCGAATCGCTCGCCTCCGTTTTCGAGCCCCCCGTCTCCGGCCCCGAAACAGCGGAGAAACAGCCTGTCTCCCCTCCTTCCGCCGGGAAGATCGCCCAGACCTTTCGTGACCGCTGGTCGATAGTGATATCGGGTGAACTCGCGCAGACCGTAGCCAGGGCAGAGGGGCGAAAGGAACTCTACAGACTCGTGGGCGAGAACCTTAGGCCCTACTACGAGCGCGGGGTTGTCGCCAACCGCGACCTGCTGATGCGGGAGGCGGGGCGAGGGAGCGGCGTCATCGTCAAGGATCTTCAGGCCGGGGAGGAGAGGCCCCTCTCCGAGCTGGCCGGGACCGTCGATTTCGACACCGCGAGAAGCGAGCTCCTGGGCTCGCCCGCGAAGTCGGCCACTTCCCTCGAAAAGCTCTCGGGCATTCTCGCCGCCGAGCTTTTAAGGCCCAATCTGGCCTTCAATCAGGAAGAAACGGCGCTTCGCAGGAAATCGGCCGCGGAATCGGTGAGTCCCGTCTACTATCAGGTGCGCAGGGGTGAGATAATCGTCCGCGAGGGCGACAAGGTTACCGCCGATCAGTCGAGGAAGCTGGCGGGCTACGTAAAGGACACGGGAAACGACGGCCCGGTCTTCCTGCAGAACCTCGGTCTCTTTTTGTCGCTCTTCGCCCTTTGCCTGATCTCTTACGAGTTCGGCAAGCAAAACATAAAGAAGGTCCGCACCTCGCCAAGGGACCTTCTCTTTTTGTCCAGCCTCTTTATCCTGCTTCTGGCGATACAGCGGCTGGGCATGTACGTGGGCGTGAGGCTGGAGCCGGATTCCGCCGAGATTATACGCTTCGCCCTGCCCATGGGGGCGGCCTTCATCGTCGCCCGCATGGTGCTCAACTCCGAGACGGTGATAGTCTTCGCGCTCCCGTACATCGCGGCGGCCTCGGTTTGCGCGGGTCTGGAGAGCGGGTTTTTCCTGCCCCTGATAGCGGGAGGGCTTCTCGGCGGCCATTTCGCGGGGGGAGCCTACCGGAGAATAGATTTTTTCCGCATAGGGGCGATTATCGGCCTCGTGCAGGCCTTCGCCGTGACTCTCATCCTGCTGCAAAAGGGGACGCTCTTCACCCCGGCGGCCCCGTGGCCGGTCATCGGCGCTTTTTTCGGCGGCGTCCTCAGCGCGATACTGGGTATGACCCTCGTTCCCCTCGCCGAATCGGCTTTCGGCTACACAACCGACATGAGGCTAATGGAGCTGGCCAGCCTGGACCACCCGCTGCTGAAGGACATGATGCTCCACGCCCCCGGCACTTACCACCACTCCGTAGTGGTGGGAACGCTGGTCAAGGGGGCCGCCGAGGCTATCGGCGCCCGCGCGGTCCTGGCTATGGTCGCGGCTTACTACCACGACGTGGGCAAGGTAGCGAAGCCCAATTACTTCATCGAAAACCAGCCGTGCGCGAAGAATCCTCACGACAAGCTCTCGCCCTCGATGTCCGCCCTCATCCTCACCTCCCATGTGAAGGAGGGGGTGGAGATGGCGGAAAAGTACAAGCTCGGGCGGGAGATTACCGACATAATAAGCCAGCACCACGGGACGCGGATAATGGCTTATTTCCATGAGAAGGCGCAGGCCCAGGCGAAACCCGGCGGAGGCGGCGAGGTCTCGGAGCAGGAGTTCCGCTACCTCGGGCCGAAGCCTCAGACCAGGGAGGCCGCGCTGGTCATGCTGGCCGACGTGGCGGAGGCCGCCGTGCGGTCGCTCCAGAACGCCACCCAGCCGCGCATACAGGGCGCGGTGCAAAACATGATAAACAGGGTCTTCGCCGAGGGGCAGCTCGACGAGTGCGACCTCGCCCTGAAAGACCTGCACAAGATAGCCCGTTCATTCACGCATATCCTCACGGCTATGCACCACCACAGGATCGATTACCCGGCGCCTGTGTCGAAAGACAAAAAAGAAGATGGAGATATGGATTCGAAACGACAGCCCGAAGGGGGCCGTGGACGAACCGAAGCTGGTCCGGAGGGCCACGAAAGTCTTAAGCGCCTTGGGATATGA
- a CDS encoding Fis family transcriptional regulator, which translates to MDWASRAAAEERLSHGEQSLEELLLDRFRSFAYQVGSASMSNLHELVMERVERPLFKAVLEWTGGNQSRAAEILGIHRNTLRAKLKDLGL; encoded by the coding sequence ATGGACTGGGCGTCGCGCGCCGCCGCCGAAGAGCGCCTCTCGCACGGCGAGCAGTCGCTTGAGGAATTGCTTCTGGACAGGTTCCGCTCCTTCGCCTATCAGGTCGGGAGCGCCTCGATGAGCAACCTCCACGAACTGGTCATGGAGAGAGTCGAAAGACCTCTTTTCAAGGCGGTTCTCGAATGGACCGGGGGTAATCAGAGCCGCGCGGCGGAGATACTCGGGATACACAGAAACACCCTCCGGGCGAAACTCAAAGACCTGGGGCTGTGA